The sequence AATCTGCCGCCCTGCATTGCCATCTATTGGCCGCGGGGCCTCACTGCTCTGTCTTCCCCCAGCTCCACCATGTCTGCCGCAGCTTTGCTAAACCGGCAGCTCCACAATGAGCAAAGTGGCTGAGCCCCGGCCCCCATGCCTCCTGCCACTGAAATGCCTTAGAGGGCAGAATCACCCGCGCTCGCCCAGCGCCTCGTGCCGGAGACAGGCCGGGCCGCTCTCTGCGGCAGGTCGGCGCGCGCGTGTGCCCCCACCTGCCTTctgcggggggcaggagggcacgGGGGAAGCCCCCTCCTCTCAAGGACGGTGCCTAGCCAAAGCTGCTCGGGTTCTCCCGCGGCCCCGTCCGCTGCCCCAACTCCCTCGCTGCCTTCCAAAGAAGCGGATGCAGCGCAGGCGGCCAGAGACCAAGCAAGAGACGCAGCTGCCGCAGCCAGAGCCCGGCCCGCGGCGGAGGCTCTGCGGGAGGCAGCCGCGCGGGCCAGGCTCCCCGCTCTCCCCCGCTGCACGCTACCATGTTCGGCGCGCGCcgccagaagaagaaggggaagctTAAACCCGGGCGCGCGGCGCcgcgcaccagcccctgccagtctgggtctcgggggggggggggaccggcCGGCGGACAATGGTGTGAGGCGGGGGAGCAAATAGGAGGCTGGGTCTCGGCTGGGCGGGCTGAGCGGGAAGCGGCTGCGGAGCCGGGAGAAAGTTGTGCCTCCCCGTGGGAAGCGGGAGCGCGGGGAGTGCGCGCCGGGGACAGGCGCGGCGCGGCGGCTTCTTGTATCGGCATGTGAGTCCGTGTGTGCAGCCCCGCAGCCTGGCAGCGAGAGGCGGCAAGGGAGCAGCCTCTTCGTCCCTCCGTTAGCCCCCAgtgcagagacaccccccccatcttcctcctgccctccctctttGTGCGCTCCTCgccccccttcctctccttcctgactccccttctcccctcccctctctccgcTCTCTGGACCCTCCACTTGCCCGCCTCGCTCCTCCgttccccgccccccgctctccacctccccccccactccctctctcTTGTTCGCCCCTCccgccccgccacacacacacacacacacacacacacacactcgctggTCGCGGGCAGAGCGCTGAGAGCAGCTTCGGGAGCCAGCCCTTggcagcgccgccgccgccgccgcgctcgATGTGTGTGTGCCGCGGGGGCTCGGCGCAGGCTGGGCGGGGGGCGCCGTGTGCGTGCGTTCCTTCTCCAACCTTCCCGCCTGcgagccccgccgccgccgccgccgctctcCTTCGCCCGGGCGGCTCGCACGCAGCGCACACCCCAAACAGGCATCTGTATGGGTTGCAACAATGCTTGGGCCCTGGAGATTTCAGGCTCAGTAAGTATCGGGGTTGAGTCCCCCCCGCcttcctgtctgtgtctttttgtgGCTTCCcaatcgcccccccccccctccgcaactcctccccttcccccctttgGAACAGGATTTCTCCCAGCTCGGGGTGCTGCTCAGTTAGGTGGCGGAgtccggcggcggcggctgctgctgtcgGCGGTACTGAAAGCTGCCTAGAGCCGGCCGCGTAGTGCGGTGAGCTAGGGtttgaactctttgggggaaagCAGTACACCCCCCCGCAAACTGTGACCCTCCACCGAGATCTGGCAAGGGAGCGGCGCACAGCCATCACAGACCGGCTTCTCAGGCAGGATGGCAGCCTTGTATAGCACAgatttaactttattttctttatctCCACCCCCGTTGTTTTCTTgaaggaggaaggggggaggggaaactgtATTTATCTCCTTTACTAACCATAactgaattaaagttgcaaatCGCCGGGAGTTTGATACTGTACTGCCCGGGCACGTTTCGCagtggctttttttctttttttggtttggtttgaagATCAGACGGTTAATGGATGAATAGATCTGATCGGGCTGAGAAAGAATTTGCAAGGTAAATGCTGTAACTAGAAAGATTTTTTGCTTTGATGCAGTGAAGCCGTTTGTCTTCAGTAATTTCGATCCGTTAGATGTTTGGTCGAAATTGTATATATCTAATGTATTCGCCAAGACGTCCGATTCCCTGCTACTTCCCTCCCTGTGCTGCAAGTGCTAGGTTTGCAGTGTTGAACTCGTTGAACAAGAGATGTCTTGCAGTAATGAGACTTATTTTAGGGTGCGTTTCTCCAAACGAGTGTTGCCGTGAGGAGTGACGCTCTGAGAAGGTTGACcgtagaaaatgcagtttcaatgACTTATtaatctcccccacacacacccccaaacacacacaaatgcgcATATTCTGtctcttaatattatttttagaCAAGTAAAAGTAGGAGAAAGCTGCAAGGAGACAGACtgcaagagagaaagaaaatcgGATTTGTTTCCGGCTAGATGAAATTCGGGTATTAAATCACAGACGTAGGTCAatggtaggatttttttttcccgaTTGGCTTTCAATCAGCTCGGGTGTCTTCTCCCCTAAAGAATGAAGAGCACTGACAGCCATCGTTGCTTATAATCAGCATCTCCAATGCTTGAAGTGTTGGCGATTACATATTTCCATGAGACCTAGTTAGATCTCTCCGCTTCTATTAGGCTAGTTTTACAAAACATTGGGAATAAACCGTATGCCAGATATGGCTGAGCCTGCGAAGATGATCTTCacgttttatatattttttcacaAATTTTGGGTGAGTGGCTCAAATGTCCCCTTTAATTCTCTCTCGCGCCCGCTGTACGTGTGTTCATAAATATCATCCGAGTGAGATTACCTATGTGAGTGAAGATGCAAAACATGAATACATTACTAAAGAGAGCTAGTAAGTGCATTCAGTTACACGGTGGACGTATTTCATTGCATTGCCTGAGAAGTCCATCACAAAAGttatgtgttttttgttttgtttttaaatatgcatATATATACAGACATTAACCGTTTTAGGAAAGAGGTGATTTGGGGGATCCAACAGGATTCTTTGTGTTGAATTAATGTACATATCTCACGTTTTTCTTTGGATTTCCTACAAGGACATGTCCAGCAATGGTTAAAAATAATCACGGTAGCAGCTAGTGTCTGTAAAAGTGGGGAAAGACCTTAACAGTGCGCTGTTCGCTAAAGAGGTTCTGAAAGGAAGAAAGCGGGGTGGGTAACAGGGCTGAGATGGGAAACCTCATAAAATGgtgcttcttttcttttaaattagaACCGTGAAACCGAACTGACAGCCATTTTATGTATATTTATGGGGCTGGTCATGAAAACAAAAATCCGACGAAACACTGAAATGTAGCACATATGAATAGAAACAGAACAGTTTCCAGTGTGACCttagcttttaaaaatacagcagaCGTTTAACTCACTAGGAGTTGCACATCATCCTTTCAAGCAGACCTGGTGTTATCCAGCTTTTAAAACACTTGGAATTTTGAAATGCCCAGTTCATTTTTAATAGCAACCTTCTCCACACACATACCCCAcactctaaaataaataaatgaaaactttGTGTCTggtttatattttaaatctttatgcTATCaagttgttttcttttctcttcttgccCTTACAGGAGTTAAAATGTACGCTTGCTGCTCTACAGTAACTTTGGAACAGGACCCCAACAAAAAAATGCATATCTGGATGCTGCAGACGATAGCGGTTGTTTTAACATCGCTAGTCCTGTCGTGGGCAGAAAGCATCGAGTATTATGGGGAAATCTGCGATAAGGCGTGTCCTTGCGAGGAAAAGGACAGCATCTTAACGGTGAGCTGTGAAAACAGAGGGATCATCAGCCTTTTCGAGATTAGCCCACCAAGATTCCCTGTTTATCACCTCTTGTTGTCTGGGAACCTTTTAAACAGACTCTACCCAAACCAGTTTGTTAATTACACTGGGGCTTCGATTTTGCACTTAGGGAGCAATGACATACAAGACATCGAAACGGGGGCCTTTCATGGTCTGCGGGGCTTAAGGAGGCTGCACCTGAACAATAACAAGCTGGAACTATTAAGGGACGACACTTTCCTTGGTCTGGAGAGTTTGGAGTATCTACAAGTCGATTATAATTACATCAGCACTATTGAACCCAATGCTTTCAGCAAACTGCATTTGCTGCAGGTGCTGATCCTCAATGATAACCTCCTCTCCAGTTTGCCCAACAACCTTTTCCGTTTTGTGCCCTTAACTCACCTGGACTTGAGGGGTAACCGGTTGAAGCTGCtgccctacctgggccttttgcAGCACATGGATAAAGTGGTGGAGCTGCAGCTAGAGGAGAACCCCTGGAATTGTTCTTGCGAGTTGATCGCTCTGAAGGATTGGCTAGACAGTATCTCCTACTCGGCTCTGGTGGGGGACGTGGTTTGTGAAACCCCTTTCCGCTTGCACGGCCGAGACTTGGATGAGGTCTCCAAGCAGGAGCTTTGTCCTAGGAGACTCATCTCGGATTATGAAATGCGGCCGCAGACGCCTTTGAGCACCACAGGGTATTTCCACACTACCCCAGCCTCGGTCAACTCCGTGGCCACTTCTTCCTCGGCTGTTTACAAATCCCCCTTGAAGCCCCCTAAAGGGACCCGTCAACCCAACAAGACCAGGGTGCGCCCCACCTCCCGCCTGCCCTCCAAAGATCTGGGATACAGCAACTACGGCCCCAGCATCGCCTACCAGACCAAATCCCCGGTGCCTTTGGAGTGTCCCACCGCCTGCACTTGCAACCTGCAGATCTCCGACCTGGGCCTCAATGTCAATTGCCAGGAGAGGAAGATCGAAAGTATCTCCGAGCTACAGCCCAAACCCTACAACCCCAAGAAGATGTATTTGACCGAGAACTACATCGCCCTGGTGCGCAGGGCGGATTTCCTGGACGCCACCGGGCTGGATTTGTTGCACCTGGGCAACAACCGGATTTCGGTCATTCAGGACCGGGCCTTTGGGGATCTAACTAATTTGAGAAGACTCTATCTGAACGGGAACCGGATCGAGCGGCTGAGCGCGGAGCTGTTCTACGGGCTGCAGAGCCTGCAGTACCTCTTCCTACAGTACAACGTCATCCGGGACATCGAGGCGGGCACCTTTGAATCAGTCCCCAACCTCCAGCTCTTGTTTTTGAACAACAACCTGCTGAGATCTTTGCCCGCCAACATTTTTTCCGGCCTGACTCTCTACCGGCTGAGCCTGAGGAGCAACCACTTCTCCTACCTGCCTGTGAGCGGGGTGCTGGACCAGCTGAAATCCCTGCTGCAGATCGACCTGCACGAGAACCCCTGGGATTGCACCTGCGACGTGGTGGGCATGAagctgtggctggagcagctcaaCACCGGGGTGCTGGTGGACCAGGTCATCTGCGAGTCCCCCAAGAAGTTCGGCCAGAGCGACATGCGGACCATCAGGTCGGAGCTGCTGTGCCCGGACTACTCCGACATCATcgtctccacccccaccccctcctccatccaGCTGCCGGGCGGGAGCACCCTTTTCTCCGCCACCGTGCGGCTCAACAGCACGGGCGAGGCGGGGGGCGCGGCGCCCTCGGGCGGCGGGGGCGGATCCCCCTCGTCCTCGGTGCCGCTGTCGGTGCTGATCCTGAGCCTGCTGCTGGTGTTCATCATGTCGGTGTTCGTGGCGGCGGGGCTCTTCGTGCTGGTGATGAAGCGGCGGAAGAAGGGCCCGGGCGACCCGGCCAGCGCCAACAACTCCGACGTGAGCTCCTTCAACATGCAGTACAGCGTCTACGGCAgcggccaccaccaccacccggcGCCGCCGCAGCCCCGCCAcccgcgcggcggcggcggcggcccggcCCTGCCCAAGGTAAAGACCCCCGCCGGCCACGTGTACGAGTACATCCCGCACCCGCTGGGCCACATGTGCAAGAACCCCATCTACCGCTCCCGGGAGGGCAACGCGGGCGAGGATTACAAAGACCTGCACGAGCTCAAGGTCACCTACAGCAACCACCACTTGCAGCAAGGGCCTCCGcctcccccgggggagggggagcccctgCGGAGCCCCACTTACAGCGTCAGCACCATCGAGCCCCGGGACGAGCTGCTCTCCCCGGTGCAAGACGCCGATCGCTTTTACAGGGGCATTTTGGAGCCCGATAAACACTCCTCCTCCTCGCTGGGCACCCCCGGCAATAATCTCCCCGATTACCCCAAGTTCCCCGCCGCCTACACCTACTCCCCCAACTATGACCTTATGCGGCCCCATCCGTACTTGCACTCCGGGGCGGGGGACAGCAGGCTCCGGGAGACGGTGCTCTACAGCCCCCCGAGTACTGTCTATGTAGAGCCCAACAGGAACGAGTATCTGGAGTTAAAAGCAAAACTAAACGCAGAGCCGGACTACCTCGAAGTGCTGGAAAAACAGACCACATTTAGCCAGTtctgagacacccccccccccccccccgccagcaaccacagcatctcctcctcctcctctagaGTATTTGTATTTAACaaccacacacaaaacaaagaaacacaaatgctgacccccctcccccttcccccttttaaCTCATTTTGTTGTAGGGTGAAGTGCCTTGGCACAGGATTTTCAGCTTCGGGGAATGATACTGAAAGGGtgtgctttttcatttttatttttacaagtaGGAAACAATCTATTGTGTAAACTGGGCACAACACTTGCCCTTGTGTGTTTGGGTGtctgtgtgttggggaggggggaaagagggtTTACTTAGGTCAGATTGTGCAGGTTACAAGTACAAAAGTCATGGTCACTTTCATTT is a genomic window of Lepidochelys kempii isolate rLepKem1 chromosome 1, rLepKem1.hap2, whole genome shotgun sequence containing:
- the SLITRK5 gene encoding SLIT and NTRK-like protein 5 isoform X1; this encodes MCVCRGGSAQAGRGAPCACVPSPTFPPASPAAAAAALLRPGGSHAAHTPNRHLYGLQQCLGPGDFRLRVKMYACCSTVTLEQDPNKKMHIWMLQTIAVVLTSLVLSWAESIEYYGEICDKACPCEEKDSILTVSCENRGIISLFEISPPRFPVYHLLLSGNLLNRLYPNQFVNYTGASILHLGSNDIQDIETGAFHGLRGLRRLHLNNNKLELLRDDTFLGLESLEYLQVDYNYISTIEPNAFSKLHLLQVLILNDNLLSSLPNNLFRFVPLTHLDLRGNRLKLLPYLGLLQHMDKVVELQLEENPWNCSCELIALKDWLDSISYSALVGDVVCETPFRLHGRDLDEVSKQELCPRRLISDYEMRPQTPLSTTGYFHTTPASVNSVATSSSAVYKSPLKPPKGTRQPNKTRVRPTSRLPSKDLGYSNYGPSIAYQTKSPVPLECPTACTCNLQISDLGLNVNCQERKIESISELQPKPYNPKKMYLTENYIALVRRADFLDATGLDLLHLGNNRISVIQDRAFGDLTNLRRLYLNGNRIERLSAELFYGLQSLQYLFLQYNVIRDIEAGTFESVPNLQLLFLNNNLLRSLPANIFSGLTLYRLSLRSNHFSYLPVSGVLDQLKSLLQIDLHENPWDCTCDVVGMKLWLEQLNTGVLVDQVICESPKKFGQSDMRTIRSELLCPDYSDIIVSTPTPSSIQLPGGSTLFSATVRLNSTGEAGGAAPSGGGGGSPSSSVPLSVLILSLLLVFIMSVFVAAGLFVLVMKRRKKGPGDPASANNSDVSSFNMQYSVYGSGHHHHPAPPQPRHPRGGGGGPALPKVKTPAGHVYEYIPHPLGHMCKNPIYRSREGNAGEDYKDLHELKVTYSNHHLQQGPPPPPGEGEPLRSPTYSVSTIEPRDELLSPVQDADRFYRGILEPDKHSSSSLGTPGNNLPDYPKFPAAYTYSPNYDLMRPHPYLHSGAGDSRLRETVLYSPPSTVYVEPNRNEYLELKAKLNAEPDYLEVLEKQTTFSQF
- the SLITRK5 gene encoding SLIT and NTRK-like protein 5 isoform X2, with product MYACCSTVTLEQDPNKKMHIWMLQTIAVVLTSLVLSWAESIEYYGEICDKACPCEEKDSILTVSCENRGIISLFEISPPRFPVYHLLLSGNLLNRLYPNQFVNYTGASILHLGSNDIQDIETGAFHGLRGLRRLHLNNNKLELLRDDTFLGLESLEYLQVDYNYISTIEPNAFSKLHLLQVLILNDNLLSSLPNNLFRFVPLTHLDLRGNRLKLLPYLGLLQHMDKVVELQLEENPWNCSCELIALKDWLDSISYSALVGDVVCETPFRLHGRDLDEVSKQELCPRRLISDYEMRPQTPLSTTGYFHTTPASVNSVATSSSAVYKSPLKPPKGTRQPNKTRVRPTSRLPSKDLGYSNYGPSIAYQTKSPVPLECPTACTCNLQISDLGLNVNCQERKIESISELQPKPYNPKKMYLTENYIALVRRADFLDATGLDLLHLGNNRISVIQDRAFGDLTNLRRLYLNGNRIERLSAELFYGLQSLQYLFLQYNVIRDIEAGTFESVPNLQLLFLNNNLLRSLPANIFSGLTLYRLSLRSNHFSYLPVSGVLDQLKSLLQIDLHENPWDCTCDVVGMKLWLEQLNTGVLVDQVICESPKKFGQSDMRTIRSELLCPDYSDIIVSTPTPSSIQLPGGSTLFSATVRLNSTGEAGGAAPSGGGGGSPSSSVPLSVLILSLLLVFIMSVFVAAGLFVLVMKRRKKGPGDPASANNSDVSSFNMQYSVYGSGHHHHPAPPQPRHPRGGGGGPALPKVKTPAGHVYEYIPHPLGHMCKNPIYRSREGNAGEDYKDLHELKVTYSNHHLQQGPPPPPGEGEPLRSPTYSVSTIEPRDELLSPVQDADRFYRGILEPDKHSSSSLGTPGNNLPDYPKFPAAYTYSPNYDLMRPHPYLHSGAGDSRLRETVLYSPPSTVYVEPNRNEYLELKAKLNAEPDYLEVLEKQTTFSQF